In one Rutidosis leptorrhynchoides isolate AG116_Rl617_1_P2 chromosome 8, CSIRO_AGI_Rlap_v1, whole genome shotgun sequence genomic region, the following are encoded:
- the LOC139863334 gene encoding uncharacterized protein, translated as MTNDDDDVVSSSVTLINKLDFGDPLYLLSDTNGTFSITIKLKGTENYNVWSRVMILALNTKSKKGFIDGTCKRKDYEDNDVLVGPWDRCNFVVLTWILTSFLMGLIDIYQPIRSNILTRDPLPSVKIQPDVSANAGNIGKRVSKGLNPNFKCTKCGMIGHTIDRCFEVIDYPHGYKRKPFNQGAPKFNASNNNTCSANYVPSSSQFTDEQFQKIMSLINDKNYCTSVNMAGIDGLSDSVDVSKLGIFVTHLNGTQAKIHLLGDFKLNDEIVLKNVLHIPEYTDLTINKTVGIDDECSGLYLFKLGNSLLKNNMINANVSINVWHKRLGHPASQVLNLLKPTFGVKGLSNDNPCYICHKAEQTREPFPLSDYKTTSLGDIVHVDL; from the exons atgacaaatgatgatgatgatgttgtttctTCATCTGTTACATTGATTAACAAGTTGGATTTTGGTGATCCACTTTATCTTCTTAGTGACACTAATGGCACTTTTTCAATTACTATAAAACTAAAAGGTACAGAAAACTATAATGTTTGGAGCAGAGTTATGATTCTTGCTCTTAATACTAAAAGTAAAAAAGGATTTATAGATGGAACTTGTAAAAGAAAAGATTATGAAGATAATGATGTGCTTGTTGGTCCATGGGACAGATGCAATTTTGTTGTGCTTACTTGGATTTTAACTTCT TTTTTAATGGGATTAATTGACATTTATCAACCAATAAGAAGCAATATCTTGACTAGAGATCCCTTACCTAGTGTTAAG ATACAACCTGATGTTAGTGCTAATGCTGGAAATATCGGAAAAAGAGTATCTAAAGGGTTAAACCCTAATTTTAAGTGTACAAAGTGTGGAATGATTGGGCATACTATTGATAGGTGTTTTGAGGTTATTGATTATCCTCATGGTTACAAGAGGAAACCCTTTAATCAAGGAGCACCTAAATTTAATGCTAGTAACAATAACACTTGTTCTGCTAATTATGTTCCTTCTAGTTCACAGTTTACAGATGAACAGTTTCAAAAGATTATGTCCTTAATCAATGATAAGAACTATTGTACTTCTGTGAATATGGCTGGTAT TGATGGTTTATCGGATTCTGTTGATGTGTCAAAACTTGGAATTTTTGTTACTCACCTTAATGGTACACAAGCTAAAATTCATTTATTGGGTGATTTCAAACTAAATGATGAAATTGTTCTTAAAAATGTGTTGCATATACCTGAATATACT GATTTGACAATCAACAAAACTGTGGGGATTGATGATGAATGTTCTGGTTTATATTTGTTTAAACTAGGTAATTCTTTGTTAAAAAATAACATGATTAATGCTAATGTGTCTATTAATGTTTGGCATAAAAGACTTGGACACCCCGCATCACAGGTTTTAAATCTTTTAAAACCTACCTTTGGTGTAAAAGGTCTCTCAAATGATAATCCTTGTTACATCTGTCATAAGGCTGAGCAAACTAGAGAACCTTTTCCACTAAGTGATTACAAGACCACTAGTCTTGGTGATATTGTGCATGTTGACTTATAG